A section of the Bradyrhizobium oligotrophicum S58 genome encodes:
- a CDS encoding ABC-F family ATP-binding cassette domain-containing protein yields the protein MLSITDISIRLAGRLLIDQSSVQIPPGARVGLVGRNGTGKSTLFKAIRGELSLESGSISLPPRWRVGSLAQEAPSGPESLIEVVLRADLERDALLRESDTAVDPDRIAEIQTRLVDIDAHSAPARAAAILSGLGFSATDQARACSEFSGGWRMRVALAATLFAAPDLLLLDEPTNYLDLEGTLWLEDHLAHYPRTVIVISHDRDLLETSVDQILHLDRGKLTLYRGGYSSFEEQRATREMLDAKAVKRQEAERARLQAFVERFKAKASKARQAQSRVKMLERMKPITALVTQDVREISFPAPEKLLSPPIIAVDNASVGYDPAQPVLNRVTLRIDNDDRVALLGSNGNGKSTLVKLLAGRLAPFSGKVTRADKLSIAYFAQHQLDELDEAGSPYSHVRKLMGDAPESKVRARAGAIGFSGKAADTLVKSLSGGEKARLLLGLATFYGPNMIILDEPTNHLDIDSRAALAEAINEFPGAVIMVSHDRYLIESCADRLWVVADRAVKTYDGDLDDYRRMVLSSRSGTPARDPERAPTSEKTERPRGDNKRSALKQKISAAEAEIARITEIITKIDDALTLPDIFTRDPKQAAQLSKARANAADALARAEEQWLEASTLYDEVSG from the coding sequence ATGCTTTCCATCACCGACATCTCGATCCGCCTCGCCGGACGGCTTCTCATCGACCAGAGTTCGGTGCAGATCCCGCCCGGCGCGCGCGTCGGCCTGGTTGGCCGGAACGGAACCGGCAAATCGACCCTGTTCAAGGCGATCCGCGGCGAACTGTCGCTGGAGAGCGGCAGCATCAGCCTGCCACCGCGATGGCGCGTCGGCAGCCTGGCGCAGGAAGCCCCGAGCGGCCCCGAAAGCCTGATCGAGGTGGTGCTGCGGGCCGACCTCGAGCGCGACGCGCTGCTGCGCGAGTCCGACACCGCCGTCGATCCGGACCGCATCGCCGAAATCCAGACCCGGCTGGTCGACATCGACGCCCATTCAGCGCCGGCGCGCGCCGCGGCGATCCTCAGCGGCCTCGGCTTCTCCGCCACCGACCAGGCGCGCGCATGTTCGGAGTTCTCCGGCGGCTGGCGTATGCGGGTGGCGCTCGCAGCCACCTTGTTCGCCGCGCCCGATTTGCTGCTCCTGGACGAGCCGACCAACTATCTCGACCTTGAAGGCACGCTGTGGCTCGAGGATCATCTGGCGCACTATCCGCGCACGGTGATCGTGATCAGCCATGACCGCGATCTCCTGGAGACCTCGGTCGACCAGATCCTGCATCTTGACCGCGGCAAGCTGACCCTCTACCGCGGCGGCTATTCGTCGTTCGAGGAGCAGCGCGCCACCCGCGAGATGCTCGACGCCAAGGCGGTCAAGCGCCAGGAGGCCGAGCGCGCCCGGTTGCAGGCCTTCGTCGAACGCTTCAAGGCCAAGGCGTCGAAGGCGCGCCAGGCGCAATCCCGCGTCAAGATGCTGGAGCGGATGAAGCCGATCACCGCGCTCGTGACCCAGGACGTGCGCGAGATCAGCTTTCCCGCGCCGGAGAAACTGCTGTCGCCGCCGATCATCGCCGTCGACAACGCCTCGGTCGGCTACGATCCGGCGCAGCCTGTGCTCAACCGCGTCACCTTGCGGATCGACAATGACGACCGCGTCGCGCTGCTCGGCTCCAATGGCAACGGCAAGTCGACGCTGGTGAAGCTGCTGGCCGGCCGGCTCGCGCCGTTCTCCGGCAAGGTCACGCGCGCGGACAAGCTGTCGATCGCCTATTTCGCCCAGCACCAGCTCGACGAGCTCGACGAAGCCGGCTCGCCCTACAGTCACGTGCGCAAATTGATGGGCGATGCGCCGGAGTCGAAGGTGCGCGCGCGCGCCGGCGCGATCGGATTCTCGGGCAAGGCCGCCGATACGCTGGTGAAGAGTCTGTCGGGCGGCGAGAAGGCGCGGCTGCTGCTCGGGCTCGCGACCTTTTACGGCCCGAACATGATCATCCTGGACGAGCCGACCAACCATCTCGACATCGACAGCCGCGCTGCGCTCGCCGAGGCGATCAACGAATTTCCCGGCGCCGTGATCATGGTGTCGCACGACCGCTACCTGATCGAGTCCTGCGCCGACCGGCTGTGGGTCGTGGCCGATCGCGCCGTCAAGACCTATGACGGTGATCTCGACGACTACCGGCGCATGGTGCTGTCATCGCGCAGCGGCACACCGGCGCGCGATCCCGAACGTGCTCCGACGAGCGAGAAGACGGAGCGGCCGCGCGGCGACAACAAGCGAAGCGCACTGAAGCAGAAGATCTCGGCAGCCGAGGCCGAGATTGCGCGCATCACCGAGATCATCACCAAGATCGACGATGCGCTGACACTGCCGGACATCTTCACGCGCGATCCGAAGCAGGCGGCGCAGCTGTCGAAAGCGCGGGCGAATGCCGCCGACGCGCTGGCGCGCGCCGAAGAGCAATGGCTCGAAGCCAGCACGCTCTACGACGAGGTGAGCGGCTGA
- a CDS encoding DNA polymerase III subunit chi has product MTEVLFYHLQNMTVEGVLPPLLEKSLERGWRVVVQSTSEERADALDAHLWTYRDDSFLPHATWRVADVADQPIVLAVEEGNPNGANVRFLVDNAPLPTDSHTYERMVLVFNGDDTDALAAARSAWTDCKTRGFEVTYWQADERGRWQRRQ; this is encoded by the coding sequence ATGACCGAAGTCCTGTTCTATCATCTGCAGAACATGACCGTGGAAGGCGTGCTGCCGCCGCTGCTCGAGAAGTCGCTCGAGCGCGGTTGGCGCGTGGTGGTGCAGTCGACCTCGGAGGAACGTGCAGATGCGCTCGATGCGCATCTGTGGACGTATCGTGATGATTCGTTTCTGCCGCATGCCACCTGGCGCGTGGCCGATGTGGCCGATCAGCCGATCGTCCTCGCGGTGGAGGAGGGCAATCCGAACGGAGCGAACGTCAGATTCCTGGTGGATAACGCGCCGCTGCCGACCGACTCGCACACCTATGAGCGCATGGTGCTCGTCTTCAACGGTGACGACACGGACGCACTCGCTGCAGCGCGATCGGCCTGGACCGATTGCAAAACGCGCGGATTCGAGGTCACATACTGGCAGGCCGATGAGCGGGGGCGTTGGCAACGCCGGCAATGA